One Haladaptatus paucihalophilus DX253 genomic window, CACTCAGCGGGTTGCCGTTTGGATTTGCGTCCACGGCGTCATACAGGAAGACGATTTCGGAGCGGTTCTCGACAGTAGTGGTTTCGTTCGTCATTGGTCTACTTGGGAAGTTTCGGCAGGTTGTTCGTCCGTGTCGTTCGAGCGGATTTTTCGGTCGTTCATGCCGTAGGTGACGCCGAGCGCGTAGTAGAATCGGAGGTCGTCAGTATCGATACTCCAGTCGTCAGGATCAGGTCGGATGATTTTCTCCCGGAGTCGATCAGCGATGTAGTCGAATTTCATGCCGGGGTAGCTCATTCCGCCCTTCTTCTCTTGGCGGGTGTACGTCACAGCCTTCTCGATGGCATCCTCCGCGATTTTCTTAACCCGATTTCGCGTGACCGATTTCACTGGGAACTGGTCGACGAGCGTCGTGGAACGCCCCTGTTCGTACTCCTGATAGTCGCCGACCGCGCCGACGAGCGCGCCAAGGAGAAATGAGGCACATCGCTCATCATTCTTGGCAAGTGCTGGTGTATCTTCGATAAACGATTCGAGTTTCGTTGCTCCGGCAAATCCGCCGTCCGGAACGGGTTTCTCTTGTCTCGATTGCATAGGTCGTGATTCGTAAGTTGGTGGGTTCGTAATCGGTCGCAATGCCTTGTTCGCGTCTCTCACAGTGAGGAAATCGTGGTCGGCGCGTGCGAGCGCACAGAGTTGGGCGTACTGGCTGGGGACGAGAAACACGGGGAAGCCGTTCTCGTCGTCCCTACTGTCCTCAATGATACGCTCGACGTATCGCTCCAACAGCGACGAAATCGGAATCGCCTCGCCGGAGAGAATCGCAACGAGTGCCCGAATCCGGAAGTCGTCCGCACTTGCATCCGTGTCGTCGTCACCCGACGGGAGCGTTTGATACAGATACGATCCCGAGGCGACCGACCCGAGGATGTTCTCTCCGTTAAGGAGCTGCCAGTTTTCGTGATTCGGAAGTGCGCCCGTTCGTTTGTGCCCTTCACGAAATGCCGTGGTTTGGACGACCTGCGCATGCGCGAACGCAAGGTTAGCAGGATACTGAATCAACCCGTTCATCGTCTCGCCGAACACGTCGTACCGTGACATCTGGTGAGGCATCACTGCCGACACGTAGAATCGCAGTCCGTTAGCATCCGCGTCATCACCGAATCGCTCCTTTTGATGCAGGTACGCATTCTCGATGGGGGTGAGCTGTTCGGACGAATCGCTCTCCGATACGATGCTGTACAGCAGTCGGTACAGCAGATGGGTCTCCTCAGGCTCCGGAACGCCGAAAAAGTATGGCAGGTAGTAAACGTTCGTGTTGAATGTTCGGTACGTACACGCATCAACGAACGTCTCCGCGTTCATCAGCGTGACCGCCGCATCCTCCGAAATCGGATGCGTTCGCCATGCCTCGTCCGGATCGAATCCGGGGAACTTTTCGAGTTGTTTGCCAAGGAAGTAGTTCAGTGGGTCTTCTGCCGTTCCAACGGTTCGCGTTCGAGCGCCGGTTACGAGATCAATCGCTTCGCCCGACGAGTCCGACGCCTGTCCCTTCGAAACCAATTTCGACAATTTTCGGCGGCGCATCGCGGCCATGAGCACGTCGAGGTTGCCATCACTAGGCCAATGGTACTCCCCATCCGGTTCGGTTTTCACCTTCACCGTCAGAAGTGCCGAAGTCGAGCCTTTGAGTTGCGTGGTAACGCTCTCTTCGATAGTTTTGAGAACGGATTCGTCCTCGCCGAGGTCGGAGAGTGCGTTGATAATCCAGCCGTCTTTATGATCGTCTGCAACTGACTGGACTACGTCGTCCTTCGGCCATTTCGTCAGTCGTTCCTTCGCGTAGCGAGCGAGCTTTTCAGGATCGCTGTTTTTGCCCGCCTGATGAGTGATACTGTGGTCGATACCACGAGCAGCCGGATACTTGCAGTGTGCAACTTTTGGAATCCGTTCCTTGGTGTACCTCGTAATCCACACGGGACCACGTCGGTCGCCGGTCTCCAATCGTGGTTTGTCGCCCGAAACGTCGGCGCGAACGACAACGAGGCTGTCGTCTTGGTCCACGAAACCGTTAGCGGCATCCGGGGTAAGATAGGAGGCGTACGCCCCACCACCTGCGGTCGCAAGGGTGTAGAGCTTACCGTATAGGTACTGGATGTCTCGGAGAGACGAAATCGGCTTGTCGGGGAGTTCCTCTGCAAGTTTGTCTGCGGGATACTGCTGTTCGAACTCCTCAGGCGAAAGCATTCTCTCCCTCCAGTTCGCTTCTGTCCGGCGTTGTCTTCTCGACGATGTT contains:
- the cas8b gene encoding type I-B CRISPR-associated protein Cas8b/Csh1, with product MLSPEEFEQQYPADKLAEELPDKPISSLRDIQYLYGKLYTLATAGGGAYASYLTPDAANGFVDQDDSLVVVRADVSGDKPRLETGDRRGPVWITRYTKERIPKVAHCKYPAARGIDHSITHQAGKNSDPEKLARYAKERLTKWPKDDVVQSVADDHKDGWIINALSDLGEDESVLKTIEESVTTQLKGSTSALLTVKVKTEPDGEYHWPSDGNLDVLMAAMRRRKLSKLVSKGQASDSSGEAIDLVTGARTRTVGTAEDPLNYFLGKQLEKFPGFDPDEAWRTHPISEDAAVTLMNAETFVDACTYRTFNTNVYYLPYFFGVPEPEETHLLYRLLYSIVSESDSSEQLTPIENAYLHQKERFGDDADANGLRFYVSAVMPHQMSRYDVFGETMNGLIQYPANLAFAHAQVVQTTAFREGHKRTGALPNHENWQLLNGENILGSVASGSYLYQTLPSGDDDTDASADDFRIRALVAILSGEAIPISSLLERYVERIIEDSRDDENGFPVFLVPSQYAQLCALARADHDFLTVRDANKALRPITNPPTYESRPMQSRQEKPVPDGGFAGATKLESFIEDTPALAKNDERCASFLLGALVGAVGDYQEYEQGRSTTLVDQFPVKSVTRNRVKKIAEDAIEKAVTYTRQEKKGGMSYPGMKFDYIADRLREKIIRPDPDDWSIDTDDLRFYYALGVTYGMNDRKIRSNDTDEQPAETSQVDQ